One Ignavibacteria bacterium genomic window carries:
- a CDS encoding 4-hydroxy-3-methylbut-2-enyl diphosphate reductase, with product MKTFDIPIFYRSPVISKLKNIRKVSDPRKKDYSPTKLDFGPVVFYIARHFGFCYGVENAIEISYKALAENPDKRIFLLSEMIHNPEVNKDLINRGVKFLTETSGKQLIDWSELKPEDIVIIPAFGTTLEIENKLSSIGIDPLKYNTTCPFVEKVWNRAETLGKSGHTIIVHGKYKHEETRATFSHSEENAPTMIVRDIDETKILADYILGKISTDEFYDFFKNRFSNNFDPEKHLDKIGVVNQTTMLATETQSIADYLKQAMIQKYGDENIKEHFADTRDTLCYATHDNQNATYGLLEQDADIAIVVGGYNSSNTSHIVELCEEKLPTYFISSAEKILDRNTITHYNIHTHEFLTTKNFIPEKNPVKIILTSGASCPDSIVDDVLQKILSYFPEHKTLDEVLTSISLN from the coding sequence CACCAACCAAACTCGATTTCGGTCCGGTAGTGTTTTATATCGCGCGTCATTTCGGATTTTGTTACGGTGTCGAGAATGCAATTGAAATTTCATATAAAGCGCTTGCTGAAAATCCCGATAAAAGAATTTTTCTTTTGAGTGAGATGATTCATAATCCTGAGGTCAATAAAGATTTAATAAACCGCGGAGTGAAATTCTTAACAGAAACATCAGGAAAGCAATTGATTGACTGGAGTGAATTAAAGCCCGAAGATATTGTTATTATCCCTGCATTCGGAACTACACTTGAAATTGAAAACAAACTTTCATCAATCGGCATTGACCCGTTGAAATATAACACGACTTGTCCTTTTGTGGAAAAAGTCTGGAACCGCGCCGAAACACTGGGAAAATCAGGACATACAATAATCGTTCACGGAAAATACAAGCACGAGGAAACCCGCGCAACTTTTTCGCATAGCGAAGAAAATGCTCCGACAATGATTGTCCGTGATATTGACGAAACAAAAATTTTAGCTGATTACATTTTAGGAAAAATTTCGACGGATGAGTTTTATGATTTCTTCAAGAACAGGTTCTCGAATAACTTTGACCCTGAAAAACATCTCGATAAAATCGGGGTTGTGAATCAAACTACAATGCTTGCAACTGAAACGCAGTCAATTGCAGATTATCTGAAGCAAGCAATGATTCAGAAATACGGCGATGAAAACATAAAAGAACATTTTGCGGACACCCGCGATACGCTTTGTTATGCAACTCATGATAACCAGAATGCAACTTACGGCTTGCTTGAACAGGATGCGGATATTGCCATCGTTGTGGGAGGGTACAACAGTTCAAACACATCACATATCGTTGAGCTTTGTGAAGAAAAACTTCCGACATATTTCATAAGCTCTGCTGAAAAAATTCTTGACAGAAATACAATCACGCATTACAACATACACACGCACGAGTTTTTAACCACAAAGAATTTCATTCCTGAAAAAAATCCGGTGAAAATTATCCTGACAAGCGGAGCGTCTTGCCCCGACTCTATTGTAGATGACGTGCTTCAGAAAATACTTTCATATTTTCCTGAGCACAAAACTTTGGACGAGGTTTTAACTTCTATTAGTTTAAATTAA